One Longimicrobium sp. genomic window, TCCCTGGCACTCGTCTGAGACCGACCCGTACCGGAACCGACTGAATGGATCTCGTTCTCCTTGGCGCCCCGGGCGCCGGCAAGGGCACGCAGGGCGCCCTGCTCGCCGAAGCGCTGGGCACGCCCAAGATCGCCACCGGCGACATGCTTCGCGACGCGGTGCGCCAGGGCACCCCGCTGGGGGTGCAGGCCAAGGCCGTGATGGACGCGGGGAAGCTCGTGTCCGACGACATCGTCCTCGGCCTGGTGCGCGAGCGGCTTTCGCGTGACGACGCCGAGGGCGGCGCCATCTTCGACGGCTATCCGCGCAACGTGGCCCAGGCCCGCGCGCTGGACGGGCTGCTGGAGGACCTTGGGCGCGGCATCGACGCCGTGGTGTACCTGGAGGTGGACGACGACGCCATCGTGCGGAGGATGAGCGGCCGGCGCACCGACCCGGAAACGGGGGTGGTGTACCACGTGGACCACAACCCCCCGCCGGCCGACGTGGCCGGCCGGGTGGTGCAGCGCGACGACGACCGCGAGGAAACGGTGCGCCACCGGCTGGAGGTGTACCGCGAGAACACGGCGCCGCTGGTGGAGCACTACCGCGGGGCCGGGGTTCCCGTCCACACCCTGGACGGGTCGCGCGCCATCGACGCGGTGCAGGCCGACGTCCTGGGGGTGCTGGGGCGGTGATCCACCTCAAGTCGGCGGCGGAGATCGACACCATCGCCCGCGCGGGGGCCATCCTGGCCAGCCTGTGGCGGGCGATTCCCGCCCGGGTGGCGCCCGGGGTGAGCACGGGGGAGCTGGACCGCTGGGCGGAGTCGTTCATCCGCTCGCACCCGGGCGCCGAGCCGGCGTTCAAGGGGCTGTACGGCTTTCCCGCCACGCTGTGCATCTCGGTGAACCACGAGGTGGTTCACGGCATTCCCTCGTCGCGGCGCGTGCTGCGCGAGGGCGACATCGTGAGCGTGGACTGCGGGGTGAAGCTCGAGGGGTTCTACGCCGACGCGGCGGTCACCCTTCCCGTGGGCGCGGTGGCCGAGCCGGTGGCGGAGCTGCTGGAGCTCACGCAGCTGGCGCTGGCCCGGGGGATCGCCGAGGCGCGCCCGGGGAGCCGCCTGGGCGATGTGGGGGCGGCCATCCAGGAAGTGGCCGACGGGGCGGGGTACGGCGTGGTGCGCGAGCTGGTGGGCCACGGCGTGGGCCGCCAGCCGCACGAGGAGCCGCAGGTGCCCAACTTCGGCGTGCGAGGCAAGGGCCTCAAGCTGCTGGAGGGGATGGTGCTGGCCATCGAGCCCATGTTCAACCTTGGCACGGCCACGGTGCGCACGCTGCCGGACCGGTGGACCGTGGTGACCGCCGACCGCAAGGTGTCGGCGCACTTCGAGCACACCGTGGCGGTGACGGCCGAC contains:
- a CDS encoding adenylate kinase, yielding MDLVLLGAPGAGKGTQGALLAEALGTPKIATGDMLRDAVRQGTPLGVQAKAVMDAGKLVSDDIVLGLVRERLSRDDAEGGAIFDGYPRNVAQARALDGLLEDLGRGIDAVVYLEVDDDAIVRRMSGRRTDPETGVVYHVDHNPPPADVAGRVVQRDDDREETVRHRLEVYRENTAPLVEHYRGAGVPVHTLDGSRAIDAVQADVLGVLGR
- the map gene encoding type I methionyl aminopeptidase, whose product is MIHLKSAAEIDTIARAGAILASLWRAIPARVAPGVSTGELDRWAESFIRSHPGAEPAFKGLYGFPATLCISVNHEVVHGIPSSRRVLREGDIVSVDCGVKLEGFYADAAVTLPVGAVAEPVAELLELTQLALARGIAEARPGSRLGDVGAAIQEVADGAGYGVVRELVGHGVGRQPHEEPQVPNFGVRGKGLKLLEGMVLAIEPMFNLGTATVRTLPDRWTVVTADRKVSAHFEHTVAVTADGPRILTI